A stretch of Physeter macrocephalus isolate SW-GA chromosome 8, ASM283717v5, whole genome shotgun sequence DNA encodes these proteins:
- the LOC102984208 gene encoding AN1-type zinc finger protein 5-like, whose protein sequence is MAQETNQTPGPMLCSTGCGFYGYPRTNGMCSVCYKEHLQRQQNSGRMSPMGTASGSNSPTSGSASVPRADASLNNCEGAAGSTSEKSRNVPVAALPVTQQMTEMSISREDKVTTPKTEVSEPVVTQPSPSVSQPSTSQSEEKAPELPKPKNRCFMCRKKVGLTGFDCRRGNLFCGLHRYSDKHNCPYDYKAEAAAKIRKENPVVVAEKIQRI, encoded by the coding sequence ATGGCTCAGGAGACTAACCAGACCCCAGGGCCCATGCTGTGTAGTACAGGATGTGGCTTTTATGGGTATCCTAGGACAAATGGAATGTGTTCTGTTTGCTACAAAGAACATCTTCAGAGGCAGCAGAATAGTGGCAGAATGAGCCCAATGGGGACAGCTAGTGGTTCCAACAGCCCTACCTCAGGTTCTGCATCTGTACCAAGAGCAGACGCTAGTTTAAACAACTGTGAAGGTGCTGCTGGCAGCACatctgaaaaatcaagaaatgtgcCTGTGGCTGCGTTGCCTGTAACTCAGCAAATGACAGAAATGAGCATTTCAAGAGAGGACAAAGTAACTACCCCGAAAACAGAGGTGTCAGAGCCAGTTGTCACTCAGCCCAGTCCATCAGTTTCTCAGCCCAGTACTTCTCAAAGTGAAGAAAAAGCCCCTGAGTTGCCCAAACCAAAGAACAGATGTTTCATGTGCAGAAAGAAAGTTGGCCTTACAGGGTTTGACTGCCGGCGTGGAAATTTGTTCTGTGGACTTCACCGTTACTCTGACAAGCACAACTGTCCATATGATTACAAAGCAGAAGCTGcagcaaaaatcagaaaagagaatcCAGTTGTTGTGGCTGAAAAAATCCAGAGAATATAA